TGCCTACGAGGACATCTGAAGTCCCTATTATTTGAGTAATGCAGACCATCCGGGGCTCGTTCTTGCTTCTCCAATTCTTACAGATCGAAACTCTCAACCATGGCACAGAGACTTCAAGATCTCCATTGGAGCCCgcaataaaactccatttcttGAAGGTACACTCCCTCAACCCCCTCCTAATGATTCTCTCTTTGGTTCTTGGATCCGATGTAACCAAATGGTTATGTCTTGGATCTTACATTCGGTCTCACCTGAGATCAAAAGCAGCATCATGTACCTTGACACTGTTGCTGAGATGTGGACAGTATTACACAATCGATTTAATCAAGGAAATGGGCCAAGAATCTTTGAGCTCAATGAAACCCTTACTTATCTTCATCAAGGGGAAGATTCTGTTAGCTCTTACTTCACTAAACTCGCGGCCATTTAGGATGAAATTCATCAATTGAGGCCAAAACTTCCCTGCACTTGTGCTGCAGCAACTCAATCCCAAGATCATACTAACCATGATCAAGTCCTTCAGTTTCTTAAAGGACTTAATGAAAGTTACCATGCTGTCTGTGACCAGATATTACTCCTTGACCCTTGTCCCCCTCTCAACAAAGTTTTTTCAATGACTGTCCATCAAGAACGCCAAAGAACCATTGGCCATCGAACCATCCCCACCTTTGCTGCCACTGCTACTTCCACACCAACAGCCAACAACACAGATCCTGCCCCTACTTCTAATCAGACTTCAATTAAGAAACAAAAAGCCTCGTCCAATGTGTACCCACTGTAAAAAACCTGGGCATTATAAGGACAAATGCTATTTTTTACATGGTGTTCCTCCAGGATATACTCGAAAGCCAACTGATCCCTCAACTTCAAGAAAACCAGACCAGAATTTAACAAATCGGGCTCCTCAAACCATGCAGATTCCCACCCCTAGCATTTATATCTCCCAGTCTCAACTTACCAATTCTCAATGCCAACAAATCATCAATATGTTAACTCAACAACTCCAACTTACAACAGATGCTTCCACCTCTGTTGACACACCAGCTGCCAACAACTTTTCTGGTACATTCGACCCTTTTTCTTTCACTTCTTGGATCATTGATAGTGGGGCAACCCATTATGTTTGTGCTCACTTACAATGCTTTCAATCTTTCACTAATGTACACAATGGAAAATATGTAAATTTACCTAATGGAAACTCTGTTCAAATTAAAAAGGTTGGTActgttgtaattaattaatgttttatatgTCCTTGGTTTCAAATTCAACCTCTTATCAGTTCATGCATTATTAGACAACACTTCTAATATAGTAAAATTCACTTCTAATGATTGTATAATACAGGGACATTCTCAGACATCGAGGATTGGGATTGCTAAGAGACATGGCAAACTTTACTACCTCAAGCAAGCTGTCCAACTTGCACCTAGTATTCTTTTTTCATGTAATGTACAACAAAATCAATACCAATGGCACAATCGCCTTGGTCATCCTTCTGtattgataacaaataagaTCAATAAACAATTACATTCTTCTCATGAAATTGCTATTCCCTTTCATTGTCCCACTTGTCACTTGGCAAAACAAAAGAAATTGCCTTTTCaatctaataataatttttctaaggCAATTTTTGATCTAATACACCTCGACATATGGGGTCCATATCCTACACCATCTGTCGAAGGGTACAAATATTTTTTGACAATAGTAGATGACCATTCAAAAAGATAGTTTTTCTCTTTTACTATTAACCTTTCGAACTTCTTATCCTTCTTTTGCTTGTTCATCCTCAATTCGACTTCTTCTTTTTCAAATAAGTTCCATATTTTTCCATTTGACATTTGATTCCAAAACTATTTCTAGGGTTTCATTCTCTTTGGCTCCGTCTCTGCATACATCCTCTTCGACTTCTTCTTTTTGAAATAAGTTCCATATTTTCCCATTTGACATTTGATTCCAAAACCATTTCTAGGATTTCATTCTCTTTGGCTCCGTCTCTGCATAGATAAATCAAACGGTCTTTGGGAGAAAATAGGATGGAGAGCGACAAAGTAGAGAGATATGtactaagatattttttttaatacgatgttttttaatttaaaaaaatattatttaattttttgggtttaattattgggtttatttgttaacgggagattaaattaaatttaacagaatattcttttatttttaaagtatattctgttaaaccaagaaaccaAAAAATGTCATTAGAtaagcacttttaatatataaaaatatgtgtgatttaaataatataatattaagatTACAATTATGACATGGTATATAAAATGTATTGGGAGattatattatatagtataataaAACACAAATTGTAATATGTGAGGAattacaataaattataatattctaaaaaatgttttgaaacttaaaaaattacattatttaacCATTAGACActgatattatttaaataagtattAGGAGTAAGAGTAGTTACAAAACTCCATTAAATATTGTGGTAGAATAGTCGCTTGGATGTATTTTTTGTGTAAAATATTTAGCATTTTAATGGAAGTATTTCCACCATTAATAATTACTATCGTCTagaatatcatttataattaGTGCCCTAAACCTATAAGGGTGTATAACAACTATGTGAGTgtgtaaataaattaaatagctAATATTTTTGCGATGTAGCTCAACGAGTACGTAAGTACAAAAGCTTCAAGATTTTTGAGCTGCAACCATTAATGGAAATCATATATATTCTTGTTGAAATCCCATTGTGAGGGGTCAGCAATGTTTATCCATACTTATTGTGATGATTATTTTGCTGTTTTTATTGGGCAATTACATGTTATTTGTCTATATATTTAGCGTAAGATTGGTCTTTGTTTGTTCATGCTTTCACTTAATATATGCGAGACATGTACACAGACGTGTTTAGACTGACTTACTAGCTTGGAGTGCGAGCAACTAGTACTGCCCGTTCCGCCTACTAGGGGTGTCCAAATAGATCCGCGACACATGGCATGCACCACCATTACGTATGCATGGCTAGAGTACCACACTCGTTCACTTCACAACACCAAAACGCCTTATGatatcacaatatatatatacagtagaacctctatttaagaatactctattcaagaataacctctaatttgttataaaaaaatcaagtcccgatttgggccagttataaataagaataacctctaaattgtaattagttatacattttctaagtcccgtattaacaaagtatacctctatataagaataattacatcttaataaaatatatacatgtattttgtaaatttatttatgtaaaattaataattttattttaaattataatacatgtatgaaattatatttactctaaaatatttctattatgatatagtattaatgattatttattgttattattattacattgatattttttggttttttaattttttttctagtgtaactctatttagttataacctcctaattagaatataatttacttggtcccaagtgtattcttggatagagcttctactgtatatataagtatatataatgaagaaattaatgataaataaatatgaaacaaaaaaaagtgacagcaaagaaaacaacaagtattagtaattttatataatttcatGGAATATTGTTCAACACATTATATAATAACTTAAAAGCTACCCAGCAAATCCCTTTCCAGTTTCGTCGTTCGAAATGTACAAGCTCTACTCCGATTCAACTCTCAAAAACCTATTATAATAACTTATAGCTATTAAAATCCATATAGCATaccaatatatataatcaaaatcGATCACTATTTgtttttatgaaatattattatgggctattttcaaaaatatgggaaaaattattaaggttatgataaatatggcataaaaagtaaataccactaaatatggcattatctaaccaatcaaactaaaaatatggtttttttctaaaaaaatccatacaaaacattaaaaagaaatctgaatttaaaattcataaaaaataaaaacttaattaaattactataaaaaatattaaaattcccttcatatttattttttttaaaaaaataaaacaaataaaactatagagattgccgaagttgtcactctggaaaagtcaccggagtttactgtcggcaccggaaaagtcgtcggagtagccgccggtgccgaaaaagtcgccggagttctTTGCCGtagaaaaagtcgtcagaattagcattgtcgctggaaaaatcaccaagaaaccggtttcttgatgttagaaaccggtttcttggtgatttttcggtaattttaccagtgacaatgccaagtccgacgactattctggagtttgatgtcggtCTTGAAAAAGTTGCCGGAGTAGTTCCTGGTGTTGGAAAAATCGCCAGAGTTATTGCCGGCGtagaaaaagtcgtcagaactggcattgtcgccagcaaaatcattagaaaaatcaccaagaaagtagttttttcatcaagaaactggtttcttcaccaagaaagtggtttcttcatcaaggaactaattttgttacacaacaataataaagattatgaaaacaaaacaaaaatgatatacactgaaaataattgaaaccagtttcatcaatcaaccaaatagagaaaaaaaatataaaaaaattaccaagaaaccgaaaaaaaacaagtttcttggtgattagcCCGATAATTTTTCCGGTGACAATGACAATTTTGACGAATTTCCTAGAGTTTACTGTTggtactgaaaaagtcaccggagtagctgtcggtgtattagtcgtcagagttgctaccaacgcTAGAAAATTTGTCAGGCCATTGTCGTCAgaaaaattaccggaaaaattaccaaaaaactggtttcttcatcaagaaaccagaaagcagtttcttggtaatttttctggcgactatgccaattctaatgacttttctgaagtttactgtcggtgccggaaaagtcgccggagtagctgctagcgtcagaaaagtcgtcagaattggcattgtcaacggaaaaatcaccaagaaaccggtttcttagactttaagaaaccggtttcttggtgatttttcagtggTTTTTCCGGCGAAaatgccaattccgacgaattttccggcgccggcagcaactccgacgacttttccggcaccgaccgctactccggtgacttttccggcaccggtagcaaactccggtgacttttccggcatcaatgacaaataaaacttcctaaacaaataaaaacagtaaatatgggatttagaaacctaattacatatatatggcatatcaaataccatacaaaaacctaaaaacaaaaaaataccatataaattggccaaacttaaatgtgccatatttatcataagaacttttaaaatcccatactaagtgtaatttcctctttatTTATAGGATAGTACATGGCCCCAATGGGCCTGTAACTTATTGACGGGACTGGTCTAGTCATTGGGCATTCCGAGTTTTAATCGGCCCATCCATTCGTCAGTAAAAAAGCCCAAACAAGCCTAATGGactgcttcttcttcttccattaagaaaattatactctatactctttttatattgtcctcttttatttttaccagtttttttaaagtctatcattttacCTCATTTTTTAGATATTATACCAATTTTACccttgtcacttcaagatactgtCCATgtaactctcttatgtcagagtattttaggtacaatatatataaaaagaggtatgtttcaattaaatagaaaattaaagataaatttgattaattgattaataaaagtggtatttttcaacttacccctccCATCAATACATTACAGGTCCATTGGGCCCATATACTATCTATAAATAACGTATTCATCACCGCAAATCCTTAAACCATTCCTTCTCTCGCTCTTCAATGGTAGCTGCCTCCaatttcttcatcatcttcCTCTAATCTCTTCCAAGTTTACATTTTTATTCAACCTAATCGCTTATGGTTTTCACAAATTTGTCCGTACCATCAAACTTTCAAAGCTTTGGCAATCTCTGAGGCTtttcatattttgattttttagatcTGAGAATTTTCATCAAAAGGCAATAAATTAGAGTCTCTGTAACACTTGATTTTTGAATAGTGTTATTAGCGCTGTACGTTGCCCAAATCGAATCTGAGAACTGAGATTCTAGCGTTTTACTCCATTTTTTCAATTGAGTTTTACGCATTCAGATGTTCCCATATTTCAATATCACTGTCTTTTAATTCAGCTTTTAAAAACACTCGTTTTTAAGTTCTGATTCTGAGTTTTTGTGtttatgtttttgtgtttttgagtttttgtgttttcatattttttagatattagaggtatattagctgtaaaagaattagatatttagtagatatttagtctcctagctttgtatataaatatatattattctatgAAATCTATACACAATTCgtatcactattttctacatggtatcagagcattgtgattcaaaattcgaaattcgaaattagggttcttaaaaaaaaaaaacacaaaaattagggtttgagtttagggttgtttttcgGAAACAGACTATGACCCAACAAATAAACACCCATAATTGCTAGAACTAAAGATGCTCAATATATTGCTATAATGATTAAAAAACCATTAAACATACTTTGTGTTTGAGAAAACTACAAAATTCATATCCTTAGAAAATTATGTTGGAAAGAAATATCaagaaaatacaatttcaaATGAATTAAGCTACTCCATTACAACATTGACAAAAAGAATTCAACATAAAATCCCACCAAAAATCGAAATCTCGAACTGGAGACATTACATTTCGGTGAAGATCACTGTCAAGTAATGCTGTTCAAAATCTGGTTTTTAATCTCAGAACAGAAGCTAATCTACATGATGCTAAATACTTTCACTCTGATTTCAGTACTCTTTTAAGCAGTTTGTACAATCCGAAAATGTTATTGTTTTGCCAAAGGTAAGGGATGAAAAAAGATCGGTATAGAGGCGGTGAAAGCTCTCTATCTAAGTAAGGTAATGCGCCAATGACCTGAATTCAGTTTCGATGAACTTTAGTAACTAAGCACAAAACACGAAAAAAGAATCGAGGAGAGAATGCGATTAATTTTTTACCTCCCATGTTGACATGTCACTTCCACGATAAGGGTAAGGTCGCTTGAGATGTAGCTCGACGAGTAAAGTACAAGCTTCAAGATTTTTGAGCTGCAACCATTAATGGAAGTTCATTAGATTTTCGAGATATGAATAGGGTATTAATCGAAAATTTTCAGAAAATGCGATTTAATTACATATTGGTCGTCGGATGCTTTGTTCTTGTTATTGAAATATGGCGGTGCTGCAGCAGTTCCACCAAGGGTGGAATTGTATGGGAATGGAAGTAATCCTCGAAAACCGTCATCAATCCATCTAACTTCTCCTATATATTTGGGAACGAAAAATGATGATGGGAACCGATGCCATTCACTTCCAACACAGAGTACAGCACCTGTAATGAATACTTACTCATCAATCTACACTCTCATATGCGAAAAACTCGATGCCAAACAAGCGTTTAAAAGTACacagagtctaaatagagaagAAGTTGGTCATCACCTGTTCCAACATCTTCATGGTGCTCCAAAAGCTTGTAAATCTCTAGGGGAGCAGAATAGCCATTGATTAAAGAAAATGTGCGAGCGTGTGAAGCACATAAAATGAGGCCGAGTACTACCGGTCTGAGAAGTTTGGCTATCTGCGTGTGCAAGCAACAAGGTTCAGAACAAAGCCATGTTCGAGAGAAAAGTATAAATGTATAGGATAAGCTCACCATAACAAGTAGAGAATTTCTATGGGGATCGTATTTGTCTCGGAAAAAATCAGGAAAGCTCTCAATGACAGCCGAAGCAGCAACACAGATAAGTGGATATATAGGATAAAGGAACCTGTGACAGCAATCATGGTCAGAAACCATCAAAAAGACTAAAATGACAGAGCATAATAACCAAGCTAGGAGATGAACTAGGCTGGTTTTTCAGCAATGCCAACACCAAAGCAGATATCAAGGTCAGAAACCACATTAGATAATAGATCCGAAACAAGACTAATGTTCACCATTCCATTCATAGACATCCACACTATCTAAAGCTTTGAGTTTGTAACCGGGGCATAAAAAaatttagcggcataagtatgCAATGTAAATAAAACTCTAATTTTCGTGTAAAGCCCAGATTCTAAATCATTAGGTGTGGAAAGAAATGAGTAACATGAGTTACTTCTTAACAGAGTCCGAACttacaaattttaattaggtacttatacactaaaaaaaatcattaggtTTATGCCACTTACTAACTCAAAACTTTAGGTACTTATAGCCATTAGTGTCCTTTTTTAAATATGGTGCATCATGATTACATGAAAAAGAAAGGGATGAACATTATACAAAACAGAGTATAACTAGCAattgaattgaaaaaattatCTAACCTTTCTTCTTTGTGTGGCTGCAAGGACATAAATGCCAACCAGATATATAGTGGAGAGACCACAATTAGCAAGTCAGGGGTGTACTTCTCCTTTACAATGGGCAATATTACCACAAACAGCAATGCAAGAACAAAGCAGAAGTTAAAGTTGTTAAATGCATTCCTAAGATAATAAAGCGACCCTTCGGTTCCATACAAATGGCTTTCACCACCTCCGACAACATTGTAAAGCATCAAATTTAAGACGGATGATGTCCATTTCCCGTAGTAGACGTGATCCACAAGTTGTGATAATGCCTGAAATGACTCCACACTTGTCATATGGCTTCATAGGTCTAGCAAAAGaaataaactaaattaattGGCGAGAGAAGACTTACGAGAAGTGCAACAGAGGTGATAGCTCCAGCAACAAACACTTGTTTGAATTTTCGGGTTAAAGAGAAGATAGTCACTGGTAGAAAAGCTAAAATTGAGAAAGGCCAGCCTAGGATTACACCGATGGCTGCAACTGCTACTGACATAGCCGGTTTATCGAGAAGAAACAAACCCGACGATAAGGAGATGGCATACATCGAAAATGAACTAGGCAAGAAACCTGAAAAGAAAGTGAACATAAGATAAATTCAAGAATAAACCAACCCGTGTACAGAAAATCGTGAAAAAAATGATGCGTGGAAAAGAATAACTCACTAGTGCTAGCGAAGAAACAACCACTGGTTAAGCACAGCATAGCAAGTGTGTAAGAAGCAAGGCGCTTTCCGTACTTTCTTGATAGAGCTACCACTAGAACGGTGTCTGTGATAACAGAGAGGATACCGAGATAGATTCTGACAGCATAGAATACCCTTACCTGCAATGAGCAACAAATATTTGTTCAACTGCAAACGAAATAAAATCGTAGATGAAAAAATAACACTGAAGAAGGCATAAAGAATCTTACTTTGTCCTCACTAAACAGCCAAGTAGCAGGTCGACCAACCAACTCATGGAAGAGAATATACAAATATGACCGAAGCGCAAACTGAGAGCTGAAAGCAGTGTATGCGACCATAAACTAGTTAGAGCTTAATATCCAAAGTacaaatcttttgaatttcgATTTTCTAAGTGTTTCTCAAATCTCTAAGCTGGAATATAGATAGAAATTAGAAAGTTAAGAACAAGCTAATGAAATATTGCACAAGAACGAAAATAGGATGAACTGATCAATAGCCAAAGGAAGTGAAAATATCTAGGACATAATAGGTTCTGAAACTAGTATAAGTAAAAACAGAACAATGTGTTTGTGCCATTATCATAATTCAGTCCTCTGGTTTTTTTCTGGCAAAATATGGTGCAAATCACATGGCATTCAATGCAATACGCTGGTTTAAATAAAAGCAACACAAATTAGCTTAAGAGTTTAAGCATTGATCCTCAAATTTCCAATACCCAATTTACTCAGCTTAGTTCACATTCCCACTATCTATTATTACTCAATGTGGAAGTGTAGTTTAGAAGGTAGAATAAAGTGAGGTGTATAATTAAGTTATCACATATTGTCAGGATTCTCTAATATCCTACCTCAAGATGataactatttttcttttagcTCACCAATCTTGGACAGCTCGAACACAAGGGCTCACTATGGCTTGCTATCTCCGAATCGAATCACAAGTGACTTTGATAGGTATTTGGATTTTTAAATAGGTTCCAAGGTGTGTGATAAAATGTCGAAAATTCGAGTACTTCATGCATTTTATATATCGTATTTAAGTTATCAATCTAACACAATAACCCAAATACTAGATcatttcttctcattttcccaGCAACCAAACACAAAGAAAAAACTCACTTAACAATTCAATCATAAATTTCACCTCTACCCAGTACATCTCCAacaatatcaaaaaattaagtttcaccTTAGTTCACATTCCCAAATTAGCTTAAGAGTTTAAGCATTGAACCTCAAATTTCCAATACCCAATTTACTCACCATATCATTTTCATCTCATTTCCCAGCAACCAAACACAAAATCCCATCACAAATCAGTACAGCTCTAACATTATGAATAAAAAAGATCAAAACTTTAATCCCAAAAACAAATTACATACAAAAGGGTCAttttaggtttaggtttaggtttTACAAACCTGTATTCCCAAGTTTGAAACCCAAATTTGTAGAGAAGGTAATGAAGAGGCTCCCAATAGTTAAAGACCTCATCACAATCGTGTATGATGTTCGATGTGGCGCTCATGTACCTTAACATTCCTAAAGCAAACAACGGCAAAGCCCAGCTCAAACCTTTAtcgacttcttctttcagcTCCGATTTTCCAGGCTTATGATCCTTTGAATACGAAGAAGATGATggagaagatgatgatgaagatggaTCGGAGAGTAAAGGTCTTCTTTGCCTTGTGGAGAGAGCCATGATTGAAGCTCAAATTTTGACGGTGACGGTGGTAATCAACGCCGGTCCGGTTGAGGAAAAATTGGTTCTTTGCTTTGTTGAGAAGTAAGATGAAATGAACCCAAATTCaaaaatggtttctattttctaacacttttttttgtgtatgaaaatatatattaaataaatatatttgggaaaataattcttttttaaaaaaaatagataaataaaattaaaaaagacaaTAAAAATTACTACTTTAATGACTTTCACCTTTAGCTTTTGGCTTGTTAAGCCACTTCAATTTTCAGATGTATTAAGTTGTGGCTTTAAATTCTTGGAGATATTGAAAATTCTATTTAGTTATTGAAATTATTGGATTTAATAacttttgttaattttattaatgaagtttaagaaataaaatttggTATATGTTATAAAGTTCAAGGGCATAATTTTGTACATATTAAATTTCGAGCGGACACATAAACACtataatagtaaaattaaacggaattagacaaaagtctttaaatttaagaatttaattagtttggaagacaatttctaacatgtgtaatttttatatatttttttttatctaattttaactTAAATGTCGAATTCacgtattaaataaataaaaatatttgttcATTTCGATGtcatttattataatattaaagtgttatttttattctctcatttctaatttttaaaattttagactCGATTTAAAAATGATCGAAAAAACTAGAATAGAATCAATGAGAAATACTTTCTTTATCCTCAATGAATTGCATTAAGTGATGTGAAAGAAGTTGATTCAAGTATAACATTCAAATTTCGGAGTAGCTTTTActtgtatttattattaatatttttggaaCAATTATTAATTGTCATTAGAATTaaggagattttttttttttcaaattttgaactAAAGATAATAcctaattttgagatttttttctttcttcctaatgtaacttttttaataaattatataagagTATATTTTAGAGAAATTAACTGCCAATAATAGTACTAAATTTTACTtattattaaagttaaaaaaaaaaaaatactttatctatattataattatttaaaaaaaaacttttaaatcTAGACTAATAAttctaacaacaaaaaaacacaaCATATGAGATTATTTGTTAtgtttagtgtaattttttaaatgagAATATAATAAGTCTTACAAAATTTTAGCGGGTAATAATATGAACCCTTTTGTACACtagaatttcacattattattCTCCATCATCTCAACTTCACTCACAAATTTCTAAGAAATTTTCAAAGGCCAAGAAAAACCATGTTAAAGAAACATAAATGAAAAAGCAATttcattttgattaatcaaagaaataaacttaaaaaagtACTTTGTGATGAACAA
This region of Cannabis sativa cultivar Pink pepper isolate KNU-18-1 chromosome 7, ASM2916894v1, whole genome shotgun sequence genomic DNA includes:
- the LOC115697655 gene encoding uncharacterized protein LOC115697655: MVYQKKLPKSSSFFTLSSMVRTRATISATSTNPVVDAPAPIDPQPSQTSADNNNNRAQSPAPPPVQQTQPDHHPGLVLASPILTDRNSQPWHRDFKISIGARNKTPFLEGTLPQPPPNDSLFGSWIRCNQMVMSWILHSVSPEIKSSIMYLDTVAEMWTDEIHQLRPKLPCTCAAATQSQDHTNHDQVLQFLKGLNESYHAVCDQILLLDPCPPLNKVFSMTVHQERQRTIGHRTIPTFAATATSTPTANNTDPAPTSNQTSIKKQKASSNVYPL
- the LOC115697883 gene encoding dol-P-Man:Man(6)GlcNAc(2)-PP-Dol alpha-1,2-mannosyltransferase translates to MALSTRQRRPLLSDPSSSSSSPSSSSYSKDHKPGKSELKEEVDKGLSWALPLFALGMLRYMSATSNIIHDCDEVFNYWEPLHYLLYKFGFQTWEYSSQFALRSYLYILFHELVGRPATWLFSEDKVRVFYAVRIYLGILSVITDTVLVVALSRKYGKRLASYTLAMLCLTSGCFFASTSFLPSSFSMYAISLSSGLFLLDKPAMSVAVAAIGVILGWPFSILAFLPVTIFSLTRKFKQVFVAGAITSVALLALSQLVDHVYYGKWTSSVLNLMLYNVVGGGESHLYGTEGSLYYLRNAFNNFNFCFVLALLFVVILPIVKEKYTPDLLIVVSPLYIWLAFMSLQPHKEERFLYPIYPLICVAASAVIESFPDFFRDKYDPHRNSLLVMIAKLLRPVVLGLILCASHARTFSLINGYSAPLEIYKLLEHHEDVGTGAVLCVGSEWHRFPSSFFVPKYIGEVRWIDDGFRGLLPFPYNSTLGGTAAAPPYFNNKNKASDDQYLKNLEACTLLVELHLKRPYPYRGSDMSTWEVIGALPYLDRELSPPLYRSFFIPYLWQNNNIFGLYKLLKRVLKSE